The following nucleotide sequence is from Calonectris borealis chromosome 5, bCalBor7.hap1.2, whole genome shotgun sequence.
GCTGCTATGTGCTGTGAATGCCTTCACCGGGGATGTAGCTGCCGTCCCCGTGCTCTGCCAGCACTCgggagccccaaaaccacctTTGCCCAGGTGTGCGTGGCAGAGGGCTCCGTCTGGTGCTCACCACCCTCGTACCTGAGTCCACGAGCCCAAAGGGGAGTTTCCCCAAATGCCTGCAGTGCGGGCACAGCTGGCGGTGTGGGAAGTCCACGCTGCCAGGCACATCCAGGGCTCAAACCATGTGAAATGTACTCCGGGCACAATGAATGCTTGGCTGGTAGGTGGGAGCTGTGACAGTGTCCAGGGCGTTGCTGCTGTCTTGTGACACCCGACAGCCTGCTTGCGGGTTTTGCAGTGCCTGGAGGTTTCTGCCTGGGTCATTCCCTGGTGAAATAGATTTTGCAGGGGAGCAGGGATGCCCTGGAAATCTGGGAGGAAAAATCTCTGGCCACGTGCATGGAGAGCTGCTGTATAAGGTCCTGCCCACTGATGTTTCTTGCTCTTTGTCCAGCTCCACACCGCTAGCAGGCTGAAATATCAAACACCTGGGAAGCCTGCCAGTCTGTCACTGGGAATGATCCCCAACCAGCTGAGGGTCAGCTCTCCAGTGTCCAGGCAAGAAGAAGAGACGATGGATGGTAGGACTGGCTCTGAGCAGGACAGAGACCGTGCCACTTCAGGGCATGGCCAGGGGCTGAAATCGGAGCCCTGTTTCCAAACCGACTCTCTCTTGCCTTCCCCTGGTGCGTCCCTGATACCACAGCTCCTCAGCCACCCCATGGTTGGCAGGAGCCTGGATCCCACcacccttttcccttcctctcaggCAGTGGCCCTGCCTCAGGACTATGAGCGTGGTGCATCTCCTGGAGAAGGAGCACATGCCCTGGCTTTCCCCAGGACCCGTGCCCTGGCTCCTGTGCCCTGTGCTGGCGACAGGGACCAGCTCTCCGACCAGCACCTACGGGACCAGCTCTCCGACCAGCACCTACGAGCCAAGCGGGCCAGGGTGGAGAGCATCATCCAAGGCATGAGCCTCTCGCCAACCCCTCAGGCATTTGGCACCAGCCTGGAGGCAGCTTTTGGGCACgagagggagaggggcagtgAGATGCCCCAGGAGAGCAAAAGGAAGCCGAGGGTGCCCCAGCAGGGCACGGGGGCGGCCGGGCGAGTGGGCCCTGCAGGGGGCAGCCCCCATCCCGAgggctgccagcagctgaaggagcagctctgctttttAGAGCAGCAGCTGAGGCGGCTTCAGGAGAAGTTCTCCCAGGTCTGCGACTTTGGGGACGCTGCCCAAACCCAGGAAGGTGTTGAGAAAGTGCATCCACTACCTGGAAAGCCTGGAGACAGGTCGGACAAAGACAGTGCCACTGCCACCAGCGACCCACGCAAAGTGCCTCTCTGGAGGAGTGTCCTGGAGCTGCATGGGCCGGAGGAGGACGAGGACAGAGGCAACACAGGTGGCCTGCCCTCAGCAGCGAGGGTCCTCTCGCAGGCACTGAAGCACGAGCTGGCCGAGGTGACATCCCAGGTGGTGGACTCTGTCCTGAAGACCATCTGGCCGaaggcagccagccagctcctgcagcagcactgcagcctcCCAGTGCCGGGGCCAGATGCCAGGAGAGAGTATTTTGCTGCTGGGAAATGCAGAAAGCCACTTGCTAAGCCATCTCCCATGAATGCCCCGGGCTCACTGGGCTCACCCCAGGCTAAGGCCCTGTCAGGAGCTTTGGGGAAGAGCCCGGGCCCTCATGCTGGCACCTTCAGTTCAAAGGGGGTCAGAAAACCCTCTCAGGTACCCAGCATGGGTTATTcgctgggctcggccgcccccaTCCAAGACAGCCAGCTGCTGAGCCAGCTGCTGGGCTACGGCCAGCACGGCCTCTGGGGCAGCGGCTCTCGCGGGAGCCCCTCTGCTCCGGAGAGGGGTCCTCCGGAGCCCCTCAACTTGCACTGGGGAACCGTCAAACTGAGGTCGTCGGTCgtgagacagcagcagcagcatcccctgccccTGAGCCCTGCTGCCATGGAGAGCCTGGCGCTGCTGCCAGGTGGCAGGGATGGCTGCGGAGAGCTGCAGGCTGCGATGGATGGGGCGCCCTTCGCCTCCACCCATATATCCTTTGGGGGCAGCAGGAGAGGTCCCTGGGCTCGGCTGGAGCTAGAGAGGTCTCTGGGCTTGGACATGCTCCCCTTGTCCTCTGGAGCCACAGCTCGGCACAGCCCCTGCCGGTCTCCCCAGGGCCAGGGTCCCTGCTGCTCCACAGGGGGCTAAAAAGGGGTGGGCAGGAAAGGGGTCCTGAGCCATGGAGGGGCACTGCTGCTCCTCAGGGTTGGTTAGATGCTGTAGCGTAGCTGGGGGTAGAAATCAGGCGCTCTTGGGCCATCCTGGCACTCCCATCATCCTATGCCAGGAATAGGTGTCTCATGGAAATCCCTGCTCCCCTCACTTCCCCTGGCCTGGGAAGTGCCGTGGGGAGTGGCAGCTTCCCCGGGGACGCCAAAGGGAGACGCCAGTGGCTGCCCAGCCAGGGATGAACCTGCTGCCAGGCCGTGGGGAGGGCTTATCGTGGGCACCAGGCATGTGTGTGCCAGAGCCAGTGCTCAGGGACGCGCCGAGCCCGTTGGGCGGCTGTGTGCAGGCTTTCCTTGACCTCGAGGCAGATGCAGGAGGCGCTGACCCCTGGCCACCTGAGGAAGGCCAagctgatgtttttcttcacCCGCTACCCCAGCTCCACTCTGCTGAAGACCTACTTCCTCGACGTGCAGGTAAAATGGCAGCACCTggtgctgctgccaggcagggctCCC
It contains:
- the PROX2 gene encoding prospero homeobox protein 2, producing MIPNQLRVSSPVSRQEEETMDGRTGSEQDRDRATSGHGQGLKSEPCFQTDSLLPSPGASLIPQLLSHPMVGRSLDPTTLFPSSQAVALPQDYERGASPGEGAHALAFPRTRALAPVPCAGDRDQLSDQHLRDQLSDQHLRAKRARVESIIQGMSLSPTPQAFGTSLEAAFGHERERGSEMPQESKRKPRVPQQGTGAAGRVGPAGGSPHPEGCQQLKEQLCFLEQQLRRLQEKFSQVCDFGDAAQTQEGVEKVHPLPGKPGDRSDKDSATATSDPRKVPLWRSVLELHGPEEDEDRGNTGGLPSAARVLSQALKHELAEVTSQVVDSVLKTIWPKAASQLLQQHCSLPVPGPDARREYFAAGKCRKPLAKPSPMNAPGSLGSPQAKALSGALGKSPGPHAGTFSSKGVRKPSQVPSMGYSLGSAAPIQDSQLLSQLLGYGQHGLWGSGSRGSPSAPERGPPEPLNLHWGTVKLRSSVVRQQQQHPLPLSPAAMESLALLPGGRDGCGELQAAMDGAPFASTHMQEALTPGHLRKAKLMFFFTRYPSSTLLKTYFLDVQFSRCITSQLIKWFSNFREFYYIQVEKFARQALLEGVVDAGSLQVSRDSELFRALNMHYNKGNDFEVPGQFLEVASLTLREFFSAVRAGKDADPSWKKPIYKIISKLDSDIPEGFKAAGCSQELLRS